The Mugil cephalus isolate CIBA_MC_2020 chromosome 11, CIBA_Mcephalus_1.1, whole genome shotgun sequence genome includes a window with the following:
- the mdc1 gene encoding mediator of DNA damage checkpoint protein 1 has product MDATQVICDSILESDEEEHEEENENERQPVAKLCILKNEHIPEIELPLFLGDNVLGRDPGSCTLPLPATSVSKRHAIISIIVYRRRGCHSEVDMEALVWDLGSMNGTRKGRLKLTPNVRYALSEGDSLVVADIPCKFVICSADSFQVETKTPVSINSGLNGRSPDAYGEKFGEISSGSKKCANNDSKARLSLQKTPVGAGCLSFEQTPTQPQGTLVPESDSDSDSERGRGGGDRGHKALVPNSESHQSSPTCSTFLSPSNKIVPESEDESPITPSSSTKNRPYKHVSFSTDEADVDSGRQQLKAPTIVNDSEEEERREEERAAQGRTKSKESGQHVPAKEESNVSLDEMPVSTPAVLKDVIPAFSVDSDTDMEEEEGIVVSAGPVTLNTKQQVDQQPNTVQFHMDSDTDMDEDDEVSNEAPKTLPSSNENTKPPHVIAVIQPEGITMDSDTDVDDDTAVSDATKVKPTLFQNAHTADSDDFHLDSDTDVDEEEEKGGREAKNRNSKTHETLTKLDVKLIVPESATAASDSLHLDSDVDGKAMAADGESLVAAAITESCAIANAGAGLDILSDSDTDAEEDSPVVLPVGPTAPSVPSGTTSEALQAGSDADTDVDESSVSPAEEETKPADLIMDSGTDVDDKDADVGEGGEDQIPRLRRENTPGSLVPLLLNCSTPITTSGEVEDMETQAFTSSSPGAFRWGGPPALRPVVLSSCSDSQEDEDFVVAETQSFVLQGRDRMEPTQDFVQDSPGDRKDDQSSRDESFQLGLSDSSHLQCQDRALTTESTQAFISVEGGVNLEAASAAEGTSAENDANLEDTQAYGANEGPDRCSVLPEKGMQIDFALEATQAYISEPCSDPDDDINEDEIQSGATTDTQSSDLTTSPTLAMAETQPVASFVGEEDLATDDPVFSAHESTHTTLNETEEKPFSEALSISETQPMPKSDDEKSVDEDSFLGPRKRIVKRLEIEEEQTQPISALSPLAETQPLHVDEKQPMAICEADESDDADPMPGPRKRKAKRLHLEEEETQPLTNCEFSVAETQPMTSYAGDDDDDDADVLPGPRKRKAKPLQLEDETQPLTNSETSVVATQPVVTSENEGSDDEDSIPLTRKKKAKQLHIEEEETQTLIHSDGPSVETQPLDACEDEQSGKEDLTPCPKRRKEKPQEREEMQTQPLTSCDVSSVETWPAVTGKDDESDEEDAVPCPQIRKAKKLELEEEQTQPLTNSEVSPAGTAPLKTKTGTQAQKGKRGQSETEIMASGVRNVRETRARLREKEEQMECFVPTRRRTRGENKTLPSTSGRRGKVRPDEDNNSEEETEQAKQSREKAIMRQQMEDEKDKRTKIERKKHSLNKSLIKEHEKDVSVQQEKEDTDSERREYNEREREQEEMKRRQRSKEEEETFDNEKRLKEEQERLQAEKIRLELERAERERKENEEKERLEIERVEREEKERLEREEKERLDRERKEEEEKERLEIEMVEREKKERLEREEKERLDRERKEEEEKESRKIAEKELEEQRERERKAQEQTRLEREEKEREEREKQQKEKQLNDQQENEERDEAKAPQRSRRATRRTITAQCPTEQEQGPAISAEGFPAMRTRSRSNSSNSVSSERSASSMTMQESKGRGRGRGRGRGRRRTSQTAAPGPSEQDIRPQGLLSRSNSSNSLNSEISSCSVSSHNRGRGGRQRGGGGKKTKPDPDSVSPLSSNQNSAPKPIPRGRRGRKVEESSSDVNHEDDKDKASSQQPGTSRGRRQASSNSSEPTDAGEEDQSNEQKGRASDESLLVKKNVRGRGKKEVKSETVEEAAPKVNVGDEAKEKKKTRKSELEVNVGEECSLGAENDQKAEASEEQEQNETKEETSANVQVKRKGRASNSQAKKNAKESHPQVNTNETEETEEAPTAKRARGRASVVLKKKTDGLQESGTSVTPMNHDGNVQTSEPQTPNAGVSRKRQGPANSPPVAKSPRSSSTSQVAGGQLQTSCQTYKVLFTGVVDAAGEKVLAHLGGSMAKGVADMNCLVTDKVRRTVKFLCAVAKGVPVVTTDWLIKSGKARSFLSPSTFYVKDPEQEKKFNFCLQDSLRVANSQPLLQGYKIHVTKSVKPEPVHMKEIISSSGATFLAKMPSSHKPQTVVISCEEDWPLCGPAVSASLPIVTAEFILTGILQQKVDFQTHILAPPVAALQPAGGRGKGRRKV; this is encoded by the exons ATGGATGCTACTCAGGTGATCTGTGACTCAATCTTGGAGTCAGACgaagaagaacatgaagaagagaATGAAAACGAGAGGCAGCCTGTGGCTAAACTGTGCAtcttaaaaaatgaacacatccCTGAGATAG AATTGCCCCTCTTTTTGGGCGACAACGTGCTGGGACGTGACCCAGGCTCTTGCACCCTGCCCTTGCCAGCAACCTCGGTATCAAAGCGGCATGCTATCATCTCCATCATTGTCTACCGGAGAAGAGGTTGTCACAGTGAGGTGGACATGGAGGCTTTGGTTTGGGACCTAGGTAGCATGAATGGGACCCGTAAGGGCCGCTTAAAGTTGACTCCTAATGTACGCTACGCCCTCAGTGAAGGTGACAGTTTGGTGGTGGCGGATATCCCATGTAAGTTTGTCATCTGCAGTGCAGACTCTTTTCAAGTGGAAACGAAGACTCCTGTTAGCATCAATTCAGGACTAAATGGCAGATCGCCAGATGCCTACGGAGAAAAGTTTGGGGAAATAAGCTCAGGCAGCAAAAAATGTGCCAACAATGATTCAAAGGCTAGGTTGTCATTACAGAAGACTCCTGTAGGAGCCGGTTGCCTGTCCTTTGAGCAAACTCCGACACAGCCACAGGGGACACTGGTCCCAGAATCTGACTCAGATTCAGACAGTGAAAGAGGGCGGGgcggaggagacagaggacatAAGGCCTTAG TTCCCAATTCTGAGTCCCATCAATCAAGTCCAACATGTTCGACATTCTTGAGTCCCTCAAACAAAATTGTCCCTGAAAG TGAGGATGAAAGTCCCATCACACCGTCCTCCTCCACTAAAAATAGGCCGTACAAGCATGTCAGTTTCAGCACGGACGAAGCTGATGTTGATTCCGGACGACAGCAGCTGAAGGCGCCTACAATTGTGAATGacagtgaagaggaagaaagaagggaggaggaaagagcaGCACAGGGAAGGACAAAGTCTAAGGAGAGTGGACAACATGTTCCTGCAAAAGAGGAAAGCAATGTCAGTCTTGATGAAATGCCTGTGTCTACACCAGCAGTCTTAAAAGATGTGATCCCTGCGTTTAGTGTGGACAGTGAcactgacatggaggaagaggagggaattGTGGTCTCTGCCGGGCCTGTGACCttgaacacaaaacaacaagttgACCAACAACCAAACACAGTTCAGTTTCACATGGACAGTGATACAGACatggatgaggatgatgaagtcTCAAATGAAGCGCCCAAGACTCTGCCTTCCTCTAATGAAAATACCAAACCTCCTCATGTTATTGCTGTTATTCAGCCTGAGGGCATCACCATGGACAGTGACACTGATGTAGATGATGATACTGCTGTGTCAGATGCCACTAAAGTAAAACCCACATTGTTTCAGAATGCACACACAGCTGACTCAGATGATTTCCACCTAGACAGTGACACAGACgttgatgaggaggaagaaaaggggggTCGTGaagcaaaaaatagaaattctaaaacacatgaaacactcACCAAATTAGATGTAAAGTTAATTGTACCTGAATCTGCTACTGCTGCTTCTGACAGTCTGCATCTAGACAGCGACGTGGATGGCAAAGCTATGGCTGCCGACGGTGAATCCTTGGTGGCTGCTGCTATAACAGAATCATGCGCGATTGCAAATGCAGGAGCTGGTTTGGATATTCTGTCCGACAGTGACACAGATGCAGAGGAGGATTCTCCTGTGGTTTTACCTGTTGGTCCCACAGCTCCGTCAGTTCCTTCTGGCACAACATCAGAAGCTCTTCAGGCAGGTTCTGATGCAGACACAGATGTGGATGAATCCAGCGTGTCCCCTGCTGAGGAGGAAACCAAACCAGCTGACCTTATAATGGACAGTGGTACAGATGTGGATGACAAGGATGCAGATGTTGGGGAGGGTGGTGAGGACCAGATCCCTCGACTGCGCAGAGAAAATACACCTGGGTCACTGGTTCCACTTCTGCTAAACTGCTCTACTCCGATAACAACGTCAG gagaAGTGGAAGACATGGAGACTCAGGCTTTTACGAGTTCCTCACCAGGGGCATTTAGGT GGGGAGGACCACCTGCCCTAAGGCCTGTAGTGTTGTCTTCCTGCTCAGACAGCCAGGAGGATGAGGACTTTGTTGTGGCTGAGACAcagtcctttgtccttcagggcAGAGATCGCATGGAACCAACCCAAGACTTTGTGCAAGATTCTCCTGGTGACAGAAAAGATGATCAGTCCAGCAGAGACGAGTCTTTCCAGCTGGGATTGTCTGACAGCAGTCATCTGCAGTGTCAGGACCGAGCTCTCACCACTGAGAGCACCCAAGCTTTCATCTCGGTGGAGGGTGGTGTGAATCTGGAAGCCGCCTCAGCTGCAGAAGGGACCTCTGCAGAGAATGACGCAAACCTGGAGGACACACAGGCCTATGGAGCCAATGAGGGGCCAGACAGATGTTCAGTATTACCTGAAAAGGGAATGCAGATAGATTTTGCCCTAGAAGCAACACAGGCTTATATTTCAGAGCCCTGCAGTGATCCAGATGATGACATAAACGAAGATGAGATACAAAGCGGTGCTACTACTGACACTCAGTCTTCAGACCTTACCACGTCACCTACTCTTGCCATGGCTGAAACTCAACCAGTGGCTTCCTTTGTGGGAGAGGAGGATTTGGCAACAGATGATCCTGTTTTCTCTGCGCATGAAAGTACGCACAcaacattaaatgaaacagaagagaagcCCTTCAGTGAAGCTCTGTCTATATCTGAAACTCAGCCCATGCCTAAAAGTGATGACGAGAAAAGCGTTGATGAAGACTCATTTCTGGGTCCACGAAAAAGAATAGTAAAGCGGCTTGAGATTGAAGAGGAGCAGACTCAGCCCATCTCTGCATTATCACCCCTTGCTGAAACCCAGCCATTGCATGTTGATGAAAAGCAGCCGATGGCTATATGTGAAGctgatgaaagtgatgatgcAGACCCGATGCCAGGCCCACGAAAGAGAAAGGCCAAGCGGCTTCACcttgaagaagaggagacacaACCGCTGACAAATTGTGAATTCTCTGTTGCTGAAACTCAACCCATGACTTCATATGccggtgatgatgatgatgatgatgcggATGTTCTGCCAGGCCCACGGAAACGGAAGGCAAAGCCACTGCAGCTTGAAGACGAGACACAACCCCTGACTAACTCTGAGACCTCTGTTGTTGCAACTCAGCCAGTAGTGACAAGTGAAAATGAAGGAAGCGATGATGAGGACTCAATTCCATTAAcacgtaaaaaaaaagcaaaacagttgCACattgaagaagaggagacacaGACACTCATTCATTCTGATGGCCCTAGTGTTGAAACTCAGCCCTTGGATGCATGTGAAGATGAGCAAAGTGGTAAAGAGGACTTGACTCCATGtcccaaaagaagaaaagaaaagccacagGAACGTGAAGAAATGCAGACACAGCCTCTCACTAGTTGTGATGTCTCTTCTGTAGAAACCTGGCCAGCAGTGACAGGTAAagatgatgaaagtgatgaGGAAGACGCAGTTCCATGTCCACAAATCAGAAAAGCAAAGAAGTTGGAACTTGAAGAAGAGCAGACGCAACCACTCACTAATTCTGAAGTGTCTCCTGCTGGAACTGCGCCATTGAAAACTAAAACTGGCACCCAGGCTCAGAAAGGTAAACGTGGTCAATCTGAGACTGAAATCATGGCCAGTGGTGTTAGAAATGTAAGAGAGACAAGAGCAAGAttaagagaaaaggaagagcaGATGGAGTGTTTTGTACCTACCCGGAGACGGACCAGAGGGGAAAATAAAACGTTGCCAAGCACGAgcggaaggagaggaaaagtcAGGCCTGATGAGGATAATAACAGtgaggaagagacagagcagGCTAAGCAGTCAAGAGAGAAAGCAATTATGAGGCAACAGATGGAAGATGAAAAGGATAAAAGGACtaaaatagagagaaaaaagcaTTCTCTAAATAAGAGCCTGATAAAGGAACATGAGAAAGATGTTTCAGTGCAACAAGAGAAAGAAGATACTGATAGCGAAAGGAGAGAATACAATGAAAGGGAAAGAGAACAGGAAGAGATGAAAAGACGGCAGAggagtaaagaagaagaagaaacatttgaCAATGAAAAAAGACTGAAGGAAGAACAAGAACGATTGCAGGCGGAGAAAATACGACTTGAACTGGAGAGAgcagaaagggaaaggaaagaaaatgaagaaaaagaaagactaGAGATTGAAAGGgtagaaagagaagagaaggagaggctggagagagaagagaaagaaagattagacagggaaagaaaggaagaagaagaaaaggaaagactAGAGATTGAAATggtagaaagagaaaagaaggagaggctggagagagaagagaaagaaagattagacagggaaagaaaggaagaagaagaaaaggaaagtcGGAAAATTGCAGAAAAGGAACTTGAAGAGCAAcgtgagagggagaggaaggctCAAGAACAAACAAGACtggagagggaagaaaaggaaagggaggaaagagagaaacagcagaaagaaaaacaattaaacgACCaacaagaaaatgaggaaaGGGACGAGGCCAAAGCCCCTCAAAGAAGTAGAAGAGCAACCAGGAGAACAATTACTGCCCAGTGTCCCACAGAACAAGAGCAAGGCCCAGCCATATCAGCTGAGGGTTTCCCAGCGATGAGAACAAGGTCTCGCTCTAACTCCTCTAACTCTGTCAGCTCAGAGAGGTCTGCTTCAAGTATGACCATGCAGGAGAgcaagggaagaggaagaggacgaggacgaggaagaggacggaggaggaccAGCCAGACAGCCGCTCCAGGGCCCTCAGAACAGGACATTCGCCCTCAGGGACTTCTTTCGAGGTCCAACTCATCAAACTCCCTCAACTCTGAGATTTCCAGCTGTAGTGTGAGCTCTCACAACAGGGGAAGAGGAGGTaggcagcgaggaggaggagggaagaagacaAAACCTGACCCAgactctgtctctcctctcagcAGTAATCAGAATTCAGCTCCAAAACCTATACCCAGAGGCAGGAGAGGCAGGAAAGTAGAAGAATCCTCCAGTGATGTTAACCATGAAGATGATAAAGACAAGGCCAGTTCTCAGCAGCCTGGTACCAGTAGGGGGCGACGACAAGCCAGTTCAAATAGCTCTGAACCTACAGATGCAGGTGAGGAAGACCAGTCAAATGAACAGAAAGGTCGTGCCAGTGATGAATCTCTTCTGGTTAAAAAGAATGTGAGAGGCAGAGGTAAGAAGGAAGTAAAGAGTGAAACTGTGGAAGAAGCAGCTCCTAAAGTCAATGTCGGTGAtgaggcaaaagaaaaaaagaaaacaaggaagagTGAGTTGGAGGTAAATGTGGGAGAAGAATGTAGCCTTGGCGCAGAGAACGACCAAAAGGCTGAAGCATCAGAGGAACaggaacaaaatgaaacaaaagaggaGACTTCTGCTAATGTCCAAGTGAAAAGAAAGGGCAGAGCATCCAACAGCCAagcaaagaaaaatgcaaaagaatcTCATCCCCAAGTgaacacaaatgaaacagaggaaacagaggaagccCCCACGGCGAAGAGAGCCAGAGGTCGAGCATCGGTGGTCCTGAAAAAGAAGACTGACGGGCTACAAGAAAGCGGAACTTCTGTCACTCCCATGAACCACGATGGAAATGTGCAGACATCAGAG CCCCAGACTCCAAATGCTGGTGTGTCCAGGAAGCGGCAGGGTCCTGCAAACTCCCCTCCTGTGGCAAAGAGTCCTcgctcctcctccacttctcaGGTGGCTGGTGGTCAACTACAAACTTCCTGCCAGACCTATAAG GTGCTGTTTACAGGTGTTGTGGATGCAGCAGGTGAGAAAGTGTTGGCTCATTTAGGAGGCAGCATGGCTAAAGGCGTGGCGGACATGAACTGTCTGGTGACAGATAAAGTACGCAGGACTGTCAAATTCCTGTGTGCGGTGGCTAAAGGAGTCCCAGTCGTCACCACGGACTGGCTGATAAAG AGTGGCAAAGCTAGGAGCTTCCTGTCTCCTAGTACTTTCTATGTAAAGGACccagagcaggagaagaagttCAATTTCTGCTTGCAGGACTCTCTGAGGGTTGCTAACAGTCAGCCTCTCTTACAG GGATATAAGATCCATGTTACAAAGTCAGTGAAGCCGGAGCCAGTACACATGAAAGAGATCATTTCCTCCAGTGGAGCTACCTTTCTAGCAAAGATGCCGTCTTCTCATAAG CCTCAGACTGTGGTGATATCCTGCGAGGAAGACTGGCCGCTGTGTGGGCCGGCTGTATCAGCTTCTCTCCCCATCGTCACTGCGGAGTTCATTCTCACTGGGATCTTGCAGCAGAAAGTTGACTTTCAGACCCACATCCTTGCTCCTCCTGTAGCTGCCCTGCAGCCtgcaggaggcagaggaaaagGCAGGAGGAAGGTGTAG
- the tubb5 gene encoding tubulin beta-5 chain, protein MREIVHIQAGQCGNQIGAKFWEVISDEHGIDPTGTYHGDSDLQLDRISVYYNEATGGKYVPRAILVDLEPGTMDSVRSGPFGQIFRPDNFVFGQSGAGNNWAKGHYTEGAELVDSVLDVVRKESESCDCLQGFQLTHSLGGGTGSGMGTLLISKIREEYPDRIMNTFSVVPSPKVSDTVVEPYNATLSVHQLVENTDETYCIDNEALYDICFRTLKLTTPTYGDLNHLVSATMSGVTTCLRFPGQLNADLRKLAVNMVPFPRLHFFMPGFAPLTSRGSQQYRALTVPELTQQVFDAKNMMAACDPRHGRYLTVAAVFRGRMSMKEVDEQMLNVQNKNSSYFVEWIPNNVKTAVCDIPPRGLKMAVTFIGNSTAIQELFKRISEQFTAMFRRKAFLHWYTGEGMDEMEFTEAESNMNDLVSEYQQYQDATAEEEGEFEEEADEDA, encoded by the exons ATGAGGGAAATTGTGCACATCCAGGCCGGCCAGTGCGGCAACCAGATTGGTGCCAag TTCTGGGAAGTGATCAGTGACGAGCACGGCATCGATCCCACGGGAACTTACCACGGAGACAGTGACCTGCAGCTGGACAGGATCAGTGTTTACTATAATGAGGCCACAG GAGGTAAATATGTACCTCGAGCAATTCTGGTGGATTTGGAGCCTGGAACCATGGACTCTGTGAGGTCTGGTCCCTTTGGACAGATCTTCAGACCTGACAACTTTGTGTTTG GTCAGAGTGGAGCTGGAAACAACTGGGCCAAAGGTCACTACACAGAAGGAGCTGAGCTGGTGGACTCAGTTCTGGATGTGGTCCGCAAAGAGTCAGAGAGCTGCGACTGCCTGCAGGGCTTCCAGCTCACCCACTCTCTTGGTGGGGGAACTGGATCTGGTATGGGAACCCTGCTCATCAGCAAGATCCGTGAGGAGTACCCTGACCGTATTATGAACACCTTCAGTGTGGTGCCTTCCCCCAAG GTGTCAGACACCGTGGTCGAGCCTTACAATGCCACCCTGTCAGTCCACCAGCTTGTAGAGAACACAGATGAAACCTACTGCATTGACAATGAGGCTCTTTATGACATTTGCTTCCGTACTCTGAAACTGACCACGCCTACCTACGGAGACCTTAACCACTTGGTATCTGCCACCATGAGTGGAGTCACCACCTGCCTGCGTTTCCCTGGTCAACTCAATGCTGATCTACGCAAACTGGCTGTCAACATGGTGCCTTTCCCCCGTTTACACTTCTTCATGCCTGGCTTTGCTCCCCTAACCAGCAGGGGCAGCCAGCAGTACCGTGCCCTCACAGTCCCCGAGCTCACCCAACAGGTGTTTGATGCCAAGAATATGATGGCTGCGTGTGACCCACGTCACGGCCGCTATCTGACAGTTGCTGCCGTGTTCCGTGGCCGCATGTCTATGAAGGAAGTTGACGAGCAGATGCTCAACGTGCAGAACAAGAACAGCAGCTACTTTGTTGAATGGATCCCCAATAATGTCAAGACCGCCGTCTGCGACATTCCACCCCGTGGCCTCAAGATGGCTGTCACTTTCATTGGAAACAGCACAGCCATCCAGGAGCTCTTCAAACGCATCTCTGAGCAGTTTACAGCCATGTTCCGCCGTAAAGCCTTCTTGCATTGGTACACAGGTGAAGGTATGGATGAGATGGAGTTCACTGAAGCAGAGAGTAACATGAACGACCTGGTGTCTGAGTATCAGCAGTACCAGGATGCCACCGCTGAAGAAGAGGGTGAATTTGAAGAGGAGGCCGATGAGGATGCTTGA